A single genomic interval of Stieleria maiorica harbors:
- a CDS encoding protein kinase domain-containing protein, translating to MSFKADPAAGLSHEQRSRFDAFLLEFEEHWSPDTLAEFAARLERFTSPLAESLLREMILIDLERQWEHGVQVKVEDYLRQYPDVAKLKDVPLDFAIAEIEARAGTGAAPDPDEFLTRFPKLETELQPFLPRRPQDTREIQRGDTSRSDLSCELPPTPPKRPKLPDRFGRYRIIRRIADGGMGAVYLAEDTSLYDRRVALKVPLFVTDSPRDVECRTRFLAEARAASKLTEHPNLCSIYEIGRVDAIDYIAMQYVDGETLETHLRLHGRLEPRRAAALVIKIAQAIDYAHQRGIIHRDLKLANIMISSLGEPVVMDFGLARLSTEPEQTRLTRDGVLIGTPAYMSPEQVKANADQIHSATDIYSLGVVFYHLLTGRLPFRGSLGTIMSGVLRDDPDPPSKTLPDLDRQLEAICLTMMSKRAEDRYVSMGEVARMLSDWLQPEQPPQVDATAARRFVHSWPRVIAVGLSLLLLIVMAVVLIVRTDHGSVRFELSQNDLGVVVDGNRFKLQELGVPQRLTPGPHRLAIEIGGTQVPLDRPFTIETVEFQGRAKLAVQIDGVSITSNTFDVARGTKHVMHVSLIDLPPPADPPQPNSVKSKANSASATAASVPPDVTADSALAFNGIDSYVSIPSFRYDGSFPMTVEAFVTPFGNVDDGHVVSNTQSSGFSLVSQRGNWNFYFRDLQGWGHAKTPHSEFGRTVHLAGVYDGREVCLFVDGHAKHRVKVQYEHRPSVQHLFLGAGNNAVNEPETFFSGLIHQVRLSSVARYNADFQPPLDLANDSSTLALYDFNEQTGDVLSDRSGNGHDGRIHHARWVRKHEPDIDAVDDWTLTHRWTAAVHHRSVRAVAVSPDETMIASGGDDGSIAIFDAATGNLKRQISVAPKRIIDLAFAPDGQSLAVCGWDNEVRVVDLDSGKQRSNFHAPTGVGKTAMTGVHFAPQGDRLISGGWNAKIHVWDTATGRTDRVLEYPDGRIHCTALSNDATLVAAGGHRTIQVWDLASGKARFNLKGHCNTVTKVAFSHDGNALLSASTDGSIRCWNTIDGSLMSVWWNQNPLVDVRWFRDHQTVVSKDQSGRVRFWNAASGQQVGETMTHLGKLGIIGLLDRDRRMVTCGDRGLVKMWEITKTQRPFVADAPRSPSGPEADQNHVLYCDGVSSHVRIPKFRYDGTHPITIETWLRLPSLTTNPSDHRPGVISQNDGRGINLLLMERGFFQCGAAGCGDVIADTVAATDRWTHVAFTYDSSTLALFVDGKLQYRKTSSEPFAAGEKDFIIAADPTTATGVSRHLRALFDEIRFSKTVRYRQDFQPPRRHRKDSETILLYHFDDRSHETAIDATGNGFDGQIHRGRVIAAGTPPPGFSRPADAVSTMNEPLKSFDTAFDSVSKETPTAVKDYDNAFRSREPEPVRWHADGQLNIKSGGGSKAWNVIGMRRGLLEVTGRAANQETSWMVNLTNVSLRRGIRIVVRSDGQIRFGQSLFQFTPQVAERLLTTVATDTIRHVNRLGLAVDRRSVQVFWNGSSISDPITLDYDLTPCTVALGNHGSGHSQFDAVRYWRPFDARNEDWRP from the coding sequence ATGAGTTTTAAAGCCGATCCCGCCGCCGGTCTGTCGCATGAGCAACGGTCACGCTTTGATGCGTTCCTGTTGGAATTCGAAGAGCACTGGTCCCCGGACACCCTCGCAGAGTTTGCCGCGCGATTGGAGAGGTTCACCAGCCCGCTGGCCGAATCGCTGCTGCGTGAGATGATCCTGATCGATCTTGAACGACAGTGGGAACATGGCGTTCAGGTCAAGGTCGAAGACTATCTGCGACAGTATCCCGACGTGGCGAAGCTGAAGGACGTACCGCTGGATTTTGCCATCGCAGAAATCGAGGCACGTGCGGGTACCGGAGCCGCGCCGGATCCCGATGAATTCCTGACGCGGTTTCCGAAATTGGAGACCGAGCTACAGCCCTTCTTGCCGCGCCGACCGCAGGATACGCGGGAGATCCAGCGCGGGGACACCAGCCGGTCCGACCTATCCTGTGAATTGCCGCCGACTCCGCCGAAGCGTCCAAAGCTGCCGGATCGGTTTGGGCGCTACCGAATCATCCGGCGGATCGCCGATGGCGGCATGGGCGCGGTCTACTTGGCCGAAGACACCTCACTGTACGATCGACGTGTGGCATTGAAAGTGCCGCTTTTTGTGACCGATTCGCCCCGCGATGTCGAGTGCAGAACCCGGTTCTTGGCCGAGGCCCGGGCCGCGTCAAAGCTCACCGAGCATCCCAATCTGTGCTCGATCTACGAAATCGGACGGGTCGACGCGATCGACTACATCGCGATGCAGTACGTCGACGGCGAAACGCTGGAAACCCACTTGCGATTGCATGGCCGGCTGGAGCCACGCCGGGCCGCCGCCTTGGTCATCAAGATCGCCCAGGCGATCGACTATGCCCACCAACGTGGCATCATCCATCGCGACTTGAAACTGGCCAACATCATGATCAGCTCACTCGGCGAGCCGGTCGTGATGGATTTCGGATTGGCCAGGCTGTCCACGGAACCCGAACAGACGCGTCTGACACGCGACGGGGTCTTGATCGGTACACCGGCATACATGTCGCCCGAGCAGGTCAAGGCGAATGCCGATCAAATCCACTCGGCGACCGACATCTACAGCCTGGGTGTGGTGTTCTATCACTTGCTAACCGGCCGGCTGCCGTTTCGAGGATCGCTGGGCACGATCATGAGCGGCGTACTTCGCGATGATCCAGATCCGCCGAGCAAGACCCTGCCAGATTTGGATCGGCAATTGGAAGCCATCTGTCTGACCATGATGTCCAAGCGGGCCGAGGACCGGTATGTGTCGATGGGCGAAGTGGCACGGATGCTCTCCGACTGGCTTCAACCGGAACAGCCGCCCCAAGTCGATGCGACCGCTGCGCGACGCTTCGTTCACTCTTGGCCCCGCGTGATCGCCGTCGGCCTATCGCTTTTGTTGCTGATCGTAATGGCCGTCGTGCTGATCGTACGCACCGACCACGGATCGGTGCGATTCGAACTGTCGCAAAACGATCTCGGCGTCGTCGTCGACGGCAACCGATTCAAGCTGCAAGAGCTGGGGGTGCCCCAGCGACTGACGCCGGGGCCGCACCGGCTGGCGATCGAAATCGGCGGAACGCAGGTGCCACTGGACCGCCCGTTTACGATCGAAACGGTCGAGTTCCAAGGCCGTGCAAAACTCGCCGTGCAAATCGACGGCGTTTCCATCACGTCCAACACCTTCGACGTCGCGCGTGGGACAAAGCATGTGATGCACGTGTCGTTGATCGATCTGCCGCCCCCGGCGGACCCGCCGCAGCCAAACTCCGTCAAATCAAAAGCCAACTCCGCCAGTGCCACGGCTGCCAGCGTGCCGCCGGACGTCACCGCCGATTCGGCGTTGGCGTTTAACGGAATCGATAGTTATGTGTCGATCCCGTCGTTCCGTTATGACGGGTCGTTTCCGATGACCGTTGAAGCGTTTGTCACACCATTTGGGAACGTTGACGACGGGCACGTGGTTTCAAATACGCAATCGTCCGGTTTTTCGCTCGTGTCACAGCGAGGCAATTGGAATTTCTATTTCCGTGACCTGCAAGGATGGGGGCACGCCAAAACTCCACACAGCGAGTTCGGGCGTACGGTCCACTTGGCGGGCGTTTATGACGGTCGTGAAGTGTGTTTGTTTGTGGACGGACACGCCAAGCATCGCGTTAAGGTTCAATACGAACATCGCCCTTCGGTCCAGCACTTGTTCCTTGGAGCGGGCAACAATGCGGTCAATGAACCCGAAACGTTCTTTTCCGGGCTGATCCATCAGGTGCGGCTGTCCAGCGTCGCACGCTACAACGCCGATTTTCAGCCGCCGCTTGATTTGGCAAATGATTCAAGCACGCTGGCCCTGTACGACTTTAATGAACAGACCGGCGACGTTCTGAGCGACCGTTCTGGTAACGGTCATGACGGACGCATCCACCACGCGCGTTGGGTCCGCAAGCATGAACCCGACATCGACGCGGTCGATGATTGGACGCTCACCCACCGCTGGACGGCGGCCGTTCACCATCGCTCCGTCCGAGCCGTCGCCGTTTCGCCGGACGAAACAATGATTGCCAGCGGAGGCGATGACGGTTCGATCGCAATCTTTGATGCGGCAACCGGCAATCTGAAGCGGCAGATTTCCGTCGCCCCCAAACGGATCATCGATCTCGCCTTTGCCCCCGACGGACAGTCGCTGGCCGTTTGCGGATGGGACAACGAGGTCCGGGTCGTCGACCTGGACTCCGGAAAGCAGCGTTCGAACTTCCATGCCCCTACCGGCGTTGGCAAGACGGCCATGACCGGTGTGCATTTTGCTCCGCAAGGCGACCGATTAATCAGCGGTGGATGGAACGCAAAGATACACGTCTGGGACACGGCAACGGGCCGCACCGATCGAGTACTGGAGTATCCCGATGGCCGGATCCACTGCACGGCATTGTCAAACGACGCAACGTTGGTCGCCGCCGGTGGTCACCGCACCATCCAGGTCTGGGATCTTGCCAGTGGAAAAGCTCGATTCAATCTGAAAGGGCATTGCAATACGGTCACCAAGGTCGCGTTTTCACACGATGGAAACGCATTGCTGTCGGCCAGCACCGATGGATCGATTCGCTGCTGGAACACGATCGATGGCAGTCTGATGAGCGTTTGGTGGAATCAAAACCCGCTGGTCGACGTGAGATGGTTTCGCGATCACCAAACGGTCGTCTCCAAGGATCAATCCGGACGCGTGCGATTCTGGAATGCCGCATCGGGTCAGCAAGTCGGCGAAACAATGACTCACCTCGGCAAACTGGGAATCATCGGGCTGCTCGATCGCGACCGGCGAATGGTGACCTGTGGTGATCGCGGCTTGGTAAAGATGTGGGAGATCACGAAAACCCAACGTCCCTTTGTCGCCGATGCTCCTCGATCGCCCTCTGGACCCGAAGCCGATCAGAACCACGTCCTGTACTGTGACGGTGTCTCCTCGCATGTCCGGATTCCAAAGTTTCGTTACGACGGGACACACCCGATCACGATCGAAACTTGGTTGCGATTGCCATCGCTCACGACCAACCCGTCCGATCACCGGCCGGGCGTGATCTCGCAAAACGACGGACGCGGGATCAATCTGTTGTTGATGGAGCGTGGATTCTTTCAATGCGGGGCCGCCGGCTGCGGCGACGTGATCGCGGACACCGTGGCGGCGACCGATCGCTGGACACACGTCGCGTTCACCTACGATTCATCGACACTTGCGTTGTTCGTCGATGGAAAGCTTCAGTATCGGAAAACGTCGTCCGAGCCGTTTGCCGCCGGAGAGAAGGATTTCATCATCGCGGCCGATCCCACCACCGCGACCGGCGTCTCGCGTCACCTTCGGGCGCTGTTCGACGAAATCCGATTCTCGAAGACGGTGCGGTACCGCCAAGACTTTCAACCTCCGAGACGACATCGCAAGGACTCAGAGACGATCCTGCTTTATCATTTCGATGATCGGTCGCACGAGACGGCAATCGATGCGACGGGAAATGGGTTCGACGGTCAGATCCACCGCGGACGTGTGATCGCCGCAGGGACGCCGCCACCGGGTTTTAGCCGACCGGCCGACGCGGTCTCCACGATGAACGAACCGCTGAAGTCCTTTGACACGGCCTTTGACAGCGTTTCAAAGGAGACGCCGACGGCGGTCAAGGACTATGACAACGCGTTCCGCTCGCGGGAACCCGAACCTGTCCGCTGGCATGCCGACGGCCAGCTGAACATCAAATCCGGTGGTGGCTCGAAAGCCTGGAACGTGATCGGAATGCGTCGGGGGCTGCTAGAGGTCACCGGCCGCGCCGCCAACCAAGAAACAAGCTGGATGGTGAACTTGACCAACGTCTCCCTTCGACGTGGCATCCGGATTGTGGTCCGCAGCGACGGACAGATTCGGTTCGGACAAAGTCTGTTTCAATTCACGCCACAAGTCGCCGAGCGTTTATTAACGACCGTTGCGACCGACACGATTCGTCACGTGAACCGTCTGGGGCTTGCCGTCGATCGCCGCTCGGTCCAGGTGTTCTGGAACGGTTCATCGATCAGCGACCCGATCACGCTGGACTATGACCTGACTCCCTGTACGGTCGCGTTAGGCAATCACGGGTCCGGCCATTCGCAATTTGATGCCGTTCGCTATTGGCGTCCATTTGACGCCCGCAACGAAGACTGGCGGCCGTGA
- a CDS encoding RNA polymerase sigma factor: MGAILYSNESFDELLIRCRQGDSEAVGVLVRQYSSRLMAVAQNLLSAQVRRRVDDEDIVQSALFTFFRRVEQGEFDIRDPEDIWRLLVTITVRKAQTQGRRHSAEQRDPGREANATWLVAAMSREPGPVEAIVLSEILEDLTQWLEQEKYGEILERILRGEAKADIARDLGLSKRTVDRVLFRIREKLESQIGETDE, from the coding sequence TTGGGGGCGATCTTGTATTCCAACGAATCGTTTGATGAATTGCTGATCCGATGTCGCCAGGGCGACTCGGAAGCCGTGGGCGTCTTGGTGCGTCAGTATTCGTCCCGGCTGATGGCAGTCGCTCAAAATCTGCTGAGCGCCCAGGTGCGGCGAAGGGTGGACGACGAAGACATCGTGCAGAGCGCCTTGTTCACATTTTTTCGTCGTGTCGAACAGGGGGAATTCGACATTCGCGATCCGGAAGACATTTGGCGATTGTTGGTCACCATCACGGTCCGTAAAGCACAGACGCAGGGACGACGTCATTCGGCCGAACAGCGCGACCCGGGGCGCGAAGCGAATGCGACCTGGCTGGTCGCCGCGATGTCACGTGAACCGGGGCCGGTCGAGGCGATCGTGCTGTCGGAAATCCTGGAGGATCTGACGCAGTGGCTGGAACAAGAAAAGTACGGCGAGATTTTGGAACGCATCCTTCGCGGTGAAGCAAAAGCTGACATCGCCAGGGATTTGGGGCTTTCCAAGCGAACGGTCGACCGAGTGCTGTTTCGAATCCGCGAGAAATTGGAATCCCAGATCGGCGAGACGGACGAGTGA